Proteins encoded together in one Drosophila suzukii unplaced genomic scaffold, CBGP_Dsuzu_IsoJpt1.0 scf_10, whole genome shotgun sequence window:
- the LOC118879092 gene encoding thyrostimulin beta-5 subunit-like isoform X2 has product MMVGCAALILALSIGTSTVRVTSSKLMEFEPINSEPTVAPLGCHRRVYTYKVTQSDILGHECWDYVSVWSCWGRCDSSEISDWKFPYKRSFHPVCVHAKRQPVIAILKNCHPKAERSVSNYQYTEAVNCHCQTCSTQDTSCEAPVNNMMTRGSKAIMIGADTENLDY; this is encoded by the exons ATGATGGTTGGCTGTGCTGCTTT GATCCTAGCTCTCTCCATAGGAACTTCTACGGTGCGTGTTACTTCTTCGAAGTTGATGGAGTTTGAGCCCATTAACAGCGAACCTACTGTGGCGCCATTGGGCTGTCATCGTCGGGTATATACGTATAAAGTAACGCAGTCCGATATTCTGGGACATGAGTGCTGGGACTATGTTAGCGTATGGTCGTGCTGGGGACGGTGCGACTCCAGCGAGATCTCCGATTGGAAGTTCCCTTATAAACGTTCGTTCCATCCGGTCTGCGTCCACGCAAAGCGGCAGCCAGTGATAGCAATCCTGAAAAACTGTCACCCTAAAGCGGAAAGGAGCGTTAGCAACTACCAGTATACGGAGGCAGTGAACTGCCACTGCCAGACGTGCTCCACACAAGATACTAGTTGTGAGGCTCCGGTTAATAACATGATGACTAGGGGCAGCAAGGCAATCATGATTGGAGCCGATACTGAAAACTTGGACTATTAA
- the LOC118879092 gene encoding thyrostimulin beta-5 subunit-like isoform X1, with the protein MAAFKKLKINCLCCKGELINGAKRVHQKMILALSIGTSTVRVTSSKLMEFEPINSEPTVAPLGCHRRVYTYKVTQSDILGHECWDYVSVWSCWGRCDSSEISDWKFPYKRSFHPVCVHAKRQPVIAILKNCHPKAERSVSNYQYTEAVNCHCQTCSTQDTSCEAPVNNMMTRGSKAIMIGADTENLDY; encoded by the exons ATGGCTGCgtttaaaaagttaaaaatcaATTGCCTCTGTTGCAAAGGAGAGCTGATAAATGGAGCCAAACGCGTTCACCAAAAAAT GATCCTAGCTCTCTCCATAGGAACTTCTACGGTGCGTGTTACTTCTTCGAAGTTGATGGAGTTTGAGCCCATTAACAGCGAACCTACTGTGGCGCCATTGGGCTGTCATCGTCGGGTATATACGTATAAAGTAACGCAGTCCGATATTCTGGGACATGAGTGCTGGGACTATGTTAGCGTATGGTCGTGCTGGGGACGGTGCGACTCCAGCGAGATCTCCGATTGGAAGTTCCCTTATAAACGTTCGTTCCATCCGGTCTGCGTCCACGCAAAGCGGCAGCCAGTGATAGCAATCCTGAAAAACTGTCACCCTAAAGCGGAAAGGAGCGTTAGCAACTACCAGTATACGGAGGCAGTGAACTGCCACTGCCAGACGTGCTCCACACAAGATACTAGTTGTGAGGCTCCGGTTAATAACATGATGACTAGGGGCAGCAAGGCAATCATGATTGGAGCCGATACTGAAAACTTGGACTATTAA
- the Tim23 gene encoding mitochondrial import inner membrane translocase subunit Tim23 isoform X1, which translates to MSDDFLKKPFATPPAPTEAATTNYAPVTKTFSSAPVSPYLNYDSRYLQQAQPEFIFPEGANKQRGRFELAFSQIGTSVMIGGGIGGMAGVYNGIKVTKALEQTGTLRRTQLINHVMKQGSGTANTLGTLAVLYSACGVLLQFVRGEDDHINTVIAGSATGLLYKSTAGLRRCTFGGAIGLGISSLYCLYLLAQENSSNSSHKLL; encoded by the exons AAGCGGCAACCACAAACTACGCTCCTGTTACCAAAACATTTAGTAGTGCTCCCGTCTCGCCGTATCTCAACTATGATTCGCGATACCTACAGCAAGCACAGCCAGAATTCATATTTCCCGAGGGTGCCAATAAACAGCGTGGGCGTTTCGAGCTGGCCTTCTCACAAATAGGCACTTCTGTGATGATTGGAGGCGGAATCGGCGGAATGGCAGGTGTCTATAATGGTATCAAAGTCACCAAGGCGCTCGAACAGACGGGAACACTTCGACGAACGCA GTTAATTAATCACGTTATGAAGCAAGGTTCGGGCACGGCGAACACGTTGGGTACACTTGCTGTACTTTATTCGGCGTGTGGGGTGTTGTTGCAGTTCGTCCGTGGGGAGGATGACCACATAAACACAGTTATTGCAGGATCTGCCACAGGACTGCTATACAAGTCAACAG CTGGCCTACGGAGGTGTACATTTGGTGGCGCTATTGGGTTAGGCATATCGTCGCTCTATTGCTTATACCTGTTAGCTCAAGAGAATAGTTCAAACTCAAGTCACAAACTCCTGTAG